The genomic region GGGCGCCTTGAAGATGTCGCTCTGAATGGAGACCGCGATGGCGATTTCCCCCAGCAGCTTCATTCCCAGTCGAGTGACCGCTTGCTGGAGGGAGACGATCGGTTCGCCGCTGGTGTAGGATGCGGAGTTGGCGATGCGCAGGACATGGGAGGCGATGGACTGGTCGCCGTGAATCAGCTTGGAGAGCTCCTTCATGTCGGCGTTCGGGTCGTTGGTCAGGCTGAAGATCTTGCTGGCGACCTGTGGAATGACTGGCAGCTCTAGCTTGCCGCTGCGAATGCCCTCGATGATCGCGTTGGCGACGATCTGCTTAGGGGAGTAGGAGTCGGTTTCGTGTGGGTTGGTCGACATGCGAGCGGCGTACTCGTGAGGAGGAGAGTCGGTGTATCGGTTTTCTGGCTTGGAGGTGGTCGGTTCTATTCCGTTTCGGCGCGAACTTGGTTTGGATTAAGTAAAAAACACCATCGAAGCCTAGAGGGTGTTAACCTAATTCCTAGGCTAAGGCAATCGGGTCCAGCGGCTTAGCGGCGAGGTTTACATTTCTTAATCATTTGTGAGCGCCTCTCGGGTTTCAGTGGGACGAATTAGGGACGATTGAAAAGCATTCCCGTGTCACTGCGGGATTCTCAGCCGCTGCCTCAGTTCATCACGACTATGCCCGACACCGACGCTCCAGTAGATCATTTCGACAAGCTCGCCCGCAACGCGGTGGTGAAGGTTTTCGACGCGATGGCGGGGGAGAGCGTCACCTACCTCGACTACAGCTGCCTGCTGACCGGCAGCAAAGGCGATTTTCTGCGCCGCCTGCCTTTGGAAAAAGGGGTCTATGCCATCGCGGTAGGCTTCTTTGGCGACGTCGATGGAAAAGTGATGCTCATCCTGCCGCACGCGGTCGCGGAGCGCATCACCCTGGATCTCTACGAGGCCAAGAGCCTGGACTGGATCGAGGGGGATTCGGAGGAAACGCTGCTGGATACCATGGGCGAGATTGGCAACATGCTCGCCGGTCTGGTGAAG from Pelagicoccus sp. SDUM812003 harbors:
- a CDS encoding chemotaxis protein CheX produces the protein MPDTDAPVDHFDKLARNAVVKVFDAMAGESVTYLDYSCLLTGSKGDFLRRLPLEKGVYAIAVGFFGDVDGKVMLILPHAVAERITLDLYEAKSLDWIEGDSEETLLDTMGEIGNMLAGLVKGGLTHTYPKLMLKTPKVLTNKRLKVDNSKLSIRRQYLFEGFGTKLMIDFCLE